A region of Toxorhynchites rutilus septentrionalis strain SRP chromosome 1, ASM2978413v1, whole genome shotgun sequence DNA encodes the following proteins:
- the LOC129763221 gene encoding uncharacterized protein LOC129763221 — translation MAEELVLREKQLQDEKAIKDKKLEIDRFFLQKKLAQEKELREKELAQEKELLEQQLKDHIEFRDRQRLLRERFQKEKYEILSANLDEEGAVGGDIGDTLPGEDEEQDNEHKVQDWLNKEGNQKIHKRHPKVPEVPSVVTSNRTKESSKISCKRRDDSSSDSLEASNSEGEQFDRESDHSKIPGRHYGPTKAQRAARQILSKRLPIFTGKLEEWPLFYSSFVNSTEACGFSHIENLVRLQECLKGPALEAVRSRLLLPQAVPRVIETLRMLYGRPEQLIHTLLNKVRKTDSPRADRLETFIPFGIAVQELCDYLEAARFHDHLVNPLLIQELVDKLPAPTKREWVQFKRFEKPVTLRTFAQFTSKLVAEASEVTLVMDTKTKSAKGRGNEKGFVSTHSGEQSVPSVKRSSQCRICQKGDHRVRNCEDYRRLNLAERVRIMNQQKLCERCLNEHEGWCRFKITCNVGECRQHHHPLVHRERSSGSSNHHPALAPTNGINCAHVNTSVSIIFRIVPVTLFNGTRSLNTLAYLDEGSSLTLIEQSLIRDLRASGISQPLKLRWTGNIVRQEPNSECVSLEISGLDKGQRFDLKEAHTVERLCLPKQKINLREIIRQHHHLNGVDTADLTGAQPKLLIGLDNAYLLAPLESRVGNPDEPIGVRSHLGWSVYGPRQTTTSDAYIGHHDECSNEDLHKLMRKYFMIEEQEGTVHQLPESDVDRRAREIMQKTTIKLDGFYETGLVWRLDDFSFPDSLPMALQRLRSLERRLNKNPTLDQRVRQQIQEYQDKKYIHKVTAEELANANPARVWYLPINVVLNPKKPDKVRLVWDAAAQVQGVSLNSMLLAGPDLLVPLPAVLQPFREREVGFGGDLKEMFHRYKIRDADKQAQRFVFRTNREGQPEIFIMDVGTFGASCSPASAQYIKNHNASQYAEHFPEASRAIIRQHYVDDYLDSADTVEEAVERARQVRFIHSQAGFIVHKWISNSQVFLEEIGERESVDKVSLHLDEEAVERVLGLIWWPKEDVFMFSTAVRENLSPYLLASDRPTKRIALSCIMSLFDPLGLLAPFTLHGKILLQDLWRSGCGWDQHINDDCFEKWTWWRKSLSGVEKLKIPRCYLKGAPPSAYDTVQLHVFCDASSQAYGCAAYFRLETRFGIVCSLVMAKTKVAPLKQLSIPRMELQAAVLGARLSNTVVANHKIKISKRILWSDSKTVLSWIQSDQRRYKPFVGFRIGEILQETSVDEWRYIRTKMNIADIITKKRKESTLTSDGAWFRGPKILYSPEANWTTINELSPDTPEELRACHLFHGAELSLGSIIDVTRISRWNVLLRTVACVLRFISNCRLKQLGKPLEAVPTTENVSKFIRRTESSIIMPLKQEEYEVAENILWKLAQRDVFGDEITTLLRNQQSPKEDWMTIEKKSTLFKLGPFLDEHQVLRVDGRLSEAEHIPYDTRFPIILPKDHPVTNRLLEHYHQLFGHAYKDTVVAEIRRRFYIPKIRTCVAKIIGSCQSCKVRKTKPQTPRMAPLPVERITPFVRPFSYVGIDYFGPIEVVVGRHLEKRWIVLFTCFSVRAVHLEVAYKLDTASCIMAIRRFVLRRGPPITIFSDNGSNLKAANKELQEQIKRIDLASANVFTNARTSWRFSPPSAPNMGGVWERMVRSVKQVMSELNVGRRMNDEILLTVIAEAEEIVNSRPLVYTSQDSESAETLTPNSYLRGITSCLQNPAIPPTDQAEALRNSYKRSQFIADGLWERWIKEYLPTLNYRSKWLEEHKPLEPGDLVFIVDDHGRNGWIRGKIETVIIGKDKRIRQAMVRTAQGLYRRPVNKLAVIEVASSCKSVPEASSGQGLRAGELLQPLGTNDGRLTDVMRGTLRRNVN, via the coding sequence ATGGCGGAAGAGTTAGTTTTGCGAGAAAAGCAGCTACAGGATGAGAAAGCGATTAAGGATAAAAAGTTGGAAATCGATCGTTTCTTCCTTCAAAAGAAGTTGGCACAAGAAAAGGAGCTGAGAGAGAAGGAACTCGCTCAGGAGAAAGAACTACTTGAGCAGCAATTGAAGGACCATATCGAATTTCGAGACCGTCAACGCCTGCTGCGTGAAAGGTTTCagaaagaaaaatatgaaattttatcAGCCAATTTGGACGAGGAAGGGGCGGTTGGAGGCGATATTGGAGATACTCTACCGGGCGAAGATGAGGAACAAGATAATGAGCATAAGGTTCAAGACTGGTTAAATAAAGAAGGAAACCAGAAAATTCATAAGCGACATCCAAAGGTTCCTGAAGTGCCTTCCGTTGTTACGTCAAACCGAACCAAAGAATCATCCAAGATTTCGTGCAAAAGACGGGATGATTCAAGCAGTGACTCGTTGGAAGCAAGCAACTCGGAGGGAGAACAATTCGATCGTGAGTCTGACCACAGTAAAATCCCTGGCAGACATTATGGACCAACTAAGGCACAACGAGCAGCCCGCCAAATTctttcaaaaaggcttcccatATTCACCGGAAAATTAGAGGAGTGGCCGCTGTTTTACAGCAGTTTTGTCAATTCTACAGAAGCGTGTGGATTTTCACACATTGAGAATTTAGTACGCTTGCAGGAATGCCTGAAAGGGCCCGCACTTGAGGCTGTTCGTAGTAGGCTGCTGCTACCACAGGCCGTACCTCGAGTTATTGAGACGCTCCGCATGCTATATGGACGTCCTGAGCAATTGATCCATACGCTCCTGAACAAGGTACGGAAAACAGATTCGCCGAGAGCGGATCGTTTGGAAACGTTTATTCCGTTCGGAATCGCAGTACAAGAACTTTGCGATTATTTGGAGGCTGCACGGTTCCATGATCACCTCGTTAACCCTCTGCTCATCCAAGAGCTGGTGGACAAACTCCCAGCACCCACTAAGCGAGAGTGGGTGCAGTTCAAACGTTTTGAAAAGCCTGTCACACTGCGCACATTTGCTCAGTTTACATCAAAATTAGTCGCCGAAGCTAGTGAAGTCACACTCGTAAtggatacaaaaacaaaatccgccAAGGGGAGAGGAAATGAAAAAGGATTTGTAAGCACGCATTCAGGTGAGCAAAGCGTGCCTTCTGTTAAACGTAGTAGCCAATGCCGAATATGTCAGAAGGGTGACCACCGGGTGCGAAATTGTGAAGATTACCGTCGTCTAAATCTAGCAGAACGTGTGAGGATCATGAATCAACAGAAGCTTTGTGAACGATGCTTAAACGAACATGAGGGTTGGTGCAGATTTAAAATTACTTGTAACGTCGGCGAATGTCGGCAGCACCACCATCCTCTGGTTCATCGAGAACGATCGTCTGGTTCATCGAATCACCATCCTGCTTTGGCACCGACTAATGGAATCAACTGTGCACATGTCAACACTTCAGTATCAATCATCTTCAGAATCGTTCCAGTTACATTATTCAATGGAACGAGGTCTTTGAACACGCTTGCATATTTGGACGAAGGATCATCACTTACTCTTATTGAGCAAAGCCTCATTCGTGATTTGAGAGCCAGTGGAATATCGCAACCTTTGAAACTTCGTTGGACCGGGAATATTGTTCGTCAAGAGCCCAACTCAGAATGTGTATCTTTGGAGATTAGTGGGTTGGACAAAGGTCAACGGTTTGACTTAAAGGAGGCGCATACCGTGGAGAGATTATGCCTACCCAAACAAAAAATCAACCTCCGTGAGATTATACGCCAACATCATCATTTGAACGGTGTGGATACAGCCGACCTAACTGGAGCTCAACCCAAACTCCTAATTGGACTAGATAATGCCTACCTACTAGCACCTTTGGAGTCCCGTGTAGGAAATCCAGATGAACCGATTGGCGTTAGATCGCATCTGGGATGGTCGGTCTATGGACCTAGGCAAACCACGACGTCAGATGCATATATCGGACATCATGATGAATGTTCCAATGAGGACCTGCATAAGCTGATGCGCAAATATTTCATGATCGAAGAACAGGAGGGAACAGTTCATCAACTTCCTGAATCTGATGTAGACCGCCGAGCTAGAGAAATCATGCAGAAGACGACTATTAAACTGGACGGTTTCTACGAAACGGGCCTAGTTTGGAGGTTGGACGATTTTTCATTCCCAGATAGTCTCCCGATGGCATTACAGCGACTTCGAAGCTTGGAACGCCGTCTGAATAAAAATCcgacattagaccaacgagttCGACAGCAGATCCAAGAATACCAggacaaaaaatacattcacaagGTGACCGCCGAGGAATTAGCTAACGCGAATCCAGCTCGAGTGTGGTATTTACCCATCAATGTCGTTTTGAATCCCAAAAAACCGGATAAAGTACGATTGGTTTGGGACGCAGCTGCACAAGTGCAAGGAGTGTCTTTAAATTCCATGTTACTTGCTGGCCCTGATTTGTTGGTTCCACTGCCTGCAGTTCTTCAACCATTCAGGGAGCGAGAAGTCGGTTTCGGAGGTGATCTGAAAGAGATGTTTCACCGGTACAAAATTCGTGATGCCGACAAGCAAGCTCAGCGCTTCGTGTTCCGCACCAACCGCGAAGGACAACCGGAGATCTTCATCATGGATGTTGGAACGTTTGGCGCTTCTTGCTCCCCAGCATCGGCTCAATACATCAAGAACCACAACGCCTCCCAATACGCGGAACATTTTCCAGAGGCATCTCGTGCTATCATTCGTCAGCATTATGTTGATGATTACCTCGACAGTGCTGACACCGTCGAGGAGGCTGTGGAGCGCGCTAGACAGGTCCGATTTATTCATTCGCAAGCGGGGTTTATTGTCCATAAGTGGATTTCGAATTCACAAGTATTTCTCGAAGAAATTGGAGAACGTGAGTCGGTCGACAAGGTATCTCTCCATCTAGACGAAGAAGCTGTGGAACGTGTTCTAGGGCTTATCTGGTGGCCCAAGGAAGATGTCTTCATGTTCTCAACCGCTGTACGAGAAAATCTATCCCCGTATCTACTTGCTTCGGATAGACCAACGAAGAGAATAGCGCTCAGTTGCATTATGAGCCTTTTCGACCCTTTGGGCTTGCTAGCACCCTTCACCCtacatggaaaaatattattacaGGATCTGTGGAGGAGCGGCTGCGGATGGGACCAGCATATTAATGACGATTGCTTCGAAAAATGGACGTGGTGGAGAAAGTCACTCTCAGGAGTTGAGAAGCTGAAGATACCTCGATGCTATTTAAAAGGAGCTCCACCGTCAGCTTACGATACCGTACAACTTCACGTTTTCTGTGACGCCAGCTCACAAGCATATGGTTGCGCTGCATACTTCCGTTTAGAAACACGTTTTGGGATCGTTTGCAGTTTGGTGATGGCTAAAACCAAAGTAGCTCCCCTGAAGCAACTTTCAATTCCTCGAATGGAGCTTCAGGCAGCTGTTCTTGGGGCTCGATTGTCGAATACGGTTGTTGCAAACCATAAAATAAAAATCTCGAAACGCATACTCTGGTCGGATTCTAAAACTGTGCTATCCTGGATTCAGTCCGATCAAAGGAGATATAAACCTTTCGTCGGATTCAGGATTGGAGAaattctgcaagaaacatccgTTGACGAATGGCGGTACATACGAACAAAGATGAACATTGCAGATATAATTACCAAAAAACGGAAAGAAAGTACTTTAACCTCAGACGGAGCGTGGTTTCGTGGACCGAAAATATTGTACTCACCAGAAGCAAACTGGACAACAATAAACGAATTATCACCAGATACACCAGAGGAGCTACGCGCATGTCATCTGTTCCACGGAGCAGAACTGAGTTTGGGATCAATTATCGATGTCACTCGTATATCTCGGTGGAACGTACTGCTTAGAACAGTAGCATGCGTCCTTCGATTCATCTCCAACTGCAGATTGAAACAGCTGGGGAAACCGCTTGAAGCTGTACCAACCACTGAAAATGTCAGTAAATTTATACGACGAACTGAAAGTTCTATCATCATGCCCCTGAAGCAGGAAGAATATGAGGTTGCCGAAAATATCCTGTGGAAATTAGCCCAACGCGATGTATTTGGAGACGAAATCACAACGCTGCTTCGGAATCAACAGTCACCAAAAGAGGACTGGATGACGATTGAGAAGAAGAGTACCTTATTTAAACTTGGTCCCTTCTTAGACGAACATCAGGTTCTACGAGTGGATGGACGCTTAAGTGAGGCTGAACATATTCCGTACGATACACGATTTCCAATAATTCTGCCCAAAGACCACCCAGTGACCAATCGCTTATTGGAACATTATCACCAACTTTTTGGTCACGCTTATAAGGATACAGTTGTCGCCGAGATACGTCGACGATTCTACATTCCCAAAATACGAACGTGCGTTGCGAAGATCATTGGGAGTTGCCAATCGTGTAAAGTAAGGAAGACTAAACCGCAAACACCTAGGATGGCACCACTCCCTGTTGAGAGAATAACACCATTCGTACGACCCTTCAGCTATGTAGGGATTGATTATTTTGGCCCTATTGAGGTGGTGGTTGGTAGGCATCTGGAAAAAAGGTGGATAGTCCTCTTCACATGTTTTTCAGTACGCGCAGTTCATTTAGAAGTGGCATACAAGCTAGATACTGCATCGTGCATAATGGCTATTCGACGATTTGTGCTACGGCGAGGACCTCCAATCACCATCTTTTCAGATAACGGGTCTAACCTCAAGGCGGCCAACAAGGAGCTCCAAGAGCAGATAAAACGAATAGATTTGGCCTCCGCGAACGTGTTCACCAACGCTCGTACAAGTTGGAGATTCTCGCCACCCTCTGCGCCTAACATGGGGGGCGTTTGGGAGCGCATGGTGCGCTCCGTTAAGCAGGTGATGTCGGAACTGAACGTCGGAAGAAGGATGAACGATGAGATTTTGTTGACAGTGATTGCTGAGGCAGAGGAAATAGTCAACTCG